The Streptomyces sp. R28 region GCCAGCATGCCCATGGCCGACACGATCCAGCAGAGCACCGCCACCGCGAGGACGCCCCGCGGCTTCGGGTACTCGACCCGGCTCACCATCAGCCACGCGGTACCCACGACCGCCAGCAGCGTCGCCTCGAACGGCAGCTCCAGCAGCACGATCGAGACGACCGTGAGTGCACCGAATGGCGAGGGCATGCCCTGGAACGTGCCGTCCTTCACGGTGACGCACGAGAAGCGGGCAAGCCGCAGCACCACCGCCAACAGCACAACGATCGCGCCCACCGCCGCGACCCGCTCATGCGCGTCCCTCGCGACCATGCCGTACACGAGCACGAAGTACGCGGGCGCCAGGCCGAAGCTGATCAGATCGGAGAGGTTGTCCAGCTCCGCACCCATCGGCGAGGACCGCAGCTTGCGGGCGACGAGGCCGTCGAACAGGTCGAAG contains the following coding sequences:
- the pssA gene encoding CDP-diacylglycerol--serine O-phosphatidyltransferase, whose product is MTVIDPDTQAGWVPEADDLDEEEEMPLSLRLSIADTLTLGNATCGFMAVYFTTTGILIPHLSGDNSGMARNSAATAVILMLCAAVFDLFDGLVARKLRSSPMGAELDNLSDLISFGLAPAYFVLVYGMVARDAHERVAAVGAIVVLLAVVLRLARFSCVTVKDGTFQGMPSPFGALTVVSIVLLELPFEATLLAVVGTAWLMVSRVEYPKPRGVLAVAVLCWIVSAMGMLAAWAFDAPSGQVLLQTGCALQIVMAATIPLFATARRVNTFRDNRRESREARAAQVP